One window from the genome of Natronomonas pharaonis DSM 2160 encodes:
- a CDS encoding DUF7859 family protein — MSLSRPPSTALFVDVDPVLVGIITVLLLIVFGIYLFIRRTLLSLSEGMREGKRR, encoded by the coding sequence ATGAGCCTCTCGCGCCCGCCGTCGACGGCGCTGTTCGTCGATGTCGACCCCGTGTTAGTCGGCATTATCACGGTGCTTTTGCTCATCGTCTTTGGCATCTATCTCTTCATCAGACGGACGCTTTTGAGCCTTAGCGAAGGGATGCGCGAGGGCAAGCGCCGGTAG
- a CDS encoding ArsR/SmtB family transcription factor — protein sequence MSLLPSSPDVSPDGDPRVVGLDSEEADELMAALSSETARRLLAELHEDPAPPGELAERVDTSLQNTQYHLEKLEDAGAIEVVGTAYSEKGREMSVYGPADSPLVIFAGEEERASGLRAAVSRLFGGVLALAAGGAVVQQLFGEQLLAGTDEAAEPPEPTPTPEPEEPEEDDPGAFDVEPEPTPEATPEPTPEEVADTPAPAPEEAPDAADGLSAAIEGLFAAGLPPGLAFFLGGFVVLLAVVGTTYLRQRRTHR from the coding sequence ATGAGCCTCCTGCCCTCCAGCCCCGACGTCTCGCCGGACGGCGACCCGCGGGTCGTCGGACTCGACAGCGAGGAGGCCGACGAGCTGATGGCCGCCCTCTCGTCGGAGACTGCCCGTCGCCTCCTCGCGGAGCTCCACGAGGACCCCGCTCCCCCCGGCGAGCTTGCCGAACGGGTCGACACCTCGCTGCAGAACACCCAGTACCACCTCGAAAAACTCGAAGACGCCGGCGCAATCGAAGTCGTCGGCACCGCCTACTCCGAAAAGGGCCGGGAGATGTCCGTCTACGGCCCGGCCGACAGTCCACTCGTCATCTTCGCCGGCGAGGAGGAGCGGGCCTCCGGCCTCAGAGCAGCCGTATCGCGGCTGTTCGGCGGCGTGCTGGCGCTTGCGGCCGGCGGCGCGGTCGTCCAGCAGCTCTTCGGCGAGCAGCTACTCGCCGGGACGGATGAGGCGGCGGAGCCGCCGGAGCCAACCCCGACGCCCGAACCGGAAGAACCGGAGGAAGACGACCCCGGTGCGTTCGATGTCGAGCCGGAGCCAACACCGGAAGCGACACCGGAACCAACACCCGAAGAAGTCGCGGACACGCCAGCGCCGGCCCCCGAGGAGGCACCTGATGCGGCCGATGGGCTTTCGGCCGCGATAGAAGGCCTCTTTGCCGCCGGACTACCGCCCGGACTGGCCTTCTTTCTCGGCGGGTTCGTTGTCCTGCTTGCGGTCGTCGGAACGACGTACCTCAGACAGCGGCGCACGCATAGGTGA
- a CDS encoding metallophosphoesterase, producing the protein MLAVLSDTHGRDSPRLSGRTADAVAEASRVVHAGDFMTEAVLDAFEERGPLAAVYGNNATAAVRERLPAERIVVWEGLRIAVVHGHEHTETALAMFGRQSSADLVVFGHSHEPTFEDGTVPMLNPGSHADPRWHRPAHAELEWDDDEQVARGQLVEPAGEVFERFTVEPRRP; encoded by the coding sequence ATGCTCGCTGTACTCTCGGACACCCACGGCCGCGACTCGCCACGGCTCTCGGGTCGGACTGCCGACGCCGTCGCGGAGGCGTCGCGTGTCGTCCACGCTGGTGACTTTATGACTGAGGCGGTGCTTGATGCGTTCGAGGAACGGGGACCGTTGGCGGCCGTCTACGGCAACAACGCCACCGCAGCCGTCCGCGAGCGGCTGCCGGCCGAGCGCATCGTCGTGTGGGAGGGACTGCGCATCGCCGTTGTCCACGGCCACGAACACACCGAAACGGCGCTTGCGATGTTTGGTCGACAATCCAGCGCCGACCTCGTTGTCTTCGGCCACTCCCACGAGCCGACCTTCGAGGACGGCACCGTGCCGATGCTCAACCCCGGCAGCCACGCCGACCCGCGCTGGCACCGCCCGGCCCACGCCGAACTAGAGTGGGATGACGACGAGCAGGTCGCTCGCGGGCAACTTGTCGAACCCGCCGGTGAGGTTTTCGAACGGTTCACTGTCGAGCCACGGCGGCCATAG
- the pdxT gene encoding pyridoxal 5'-phosphate synthase glutaminase subunit PdxT — MLKAGVIAVQGDVAEHADAIRRAADRHGEDCTVESIRSAGVVPECDLLLLPGGESTTISRLLAEEGIDEEIEAFAAAGKPLLATCAGLIVASRDAKDDRVSTLDILDVSVDRNAFGRQKDSFEAAIDVEGLDEPFPAVFIRAPLIDEVDAAVETLAAVDDRPVAVRQDNVVGTSFHPELTDDSRIHGLAFFS, encoded by the coding sequence ATGCTCAAAGCCGGCGTCATCGCGGTACAGGGCGACGTGGCCGAACACGCCGATGCGATTCGACGGGCAGCCGACCGCCACGGCGAGGACTGTACGGTCGAGAGTATCCGGTCGGCCGGCGTCGTTCCGGAGTGTGACCTGCTGTTGTTGCCCGGCGGCGAATCGACGACCATCTCTCGGTTGCTCGCCGAGGAAGGCATCGACGAGGAAATCGAAGCCTTCGCCGCCGCCGGCAAACCGCTGTTGGCGACGTGTGCCGGGCTCATCGTTGCCAGCCGTGACGCAAAGGACGACCGCGTCTCGACGCTGGATATTCTCGATGTCTCCGTCGACCGGAACGCCTTCGGCCGGCAGAAGGACTCGTTTGAAGCCGCAATCGATGTCGAGGGACTGGATGAGCCGTTCCCGGCAGTCTTCATCCGCGCGCCGCTGATAGACGAGGTCGATGCGGCTGTCGAGACGCTGGCCGCTGTCGACGACCGCCCGGTCGCTGTCAGACAGGACAACGTCGTCGGAACCTCGTTTCATCCCGAGCTAACCGACGACAGCCGCATCCACGGGCTGGCGTTTTTCAGCTAG
- a CDS encoding bifunctional nuclease family protein: protein MNAHIEGVRVAETPTGPVAIVTLGVDDADDVLPIFVGFEEAASIARGLDAADIGRPLTHDLLLDTIEALGARVTGVVVSGLDEGTYLADIHIETPRGEEVVDARPSDGLALAARTNADIDLNGKVFEAGREPKDEYEDLDDIREMMEV, encoded by the coding sequence ATGAACGCACACATCGAGGGCGTTCGCGTCGCCGAGACGCCGACGGGGCCGGTCGCCATCGTCACGCTCGGGGTCGACGACGCCGACGACGTGTTACCTATTTTTGTCGGCTTCGAGGAGGCCGCCAGCATCGCTCGGGGGCTCGATGCCGCCGACATCGGCCGACCGCTCACCCACGACCTCCTGTTGGACACCATCGAAGCGCTCGGCGCACGCGTCACCGGGGTCGTCGTCTCGGGGCTCGATGAGGGAACCTATCTCGCCGACATCCACATCGAAACGCCGCGCGGCGAGGAGGTCGTCGACGCCCGGCCGAGCGACGGGTTGGCGCTTGCGGCCCGGACGAACGCCGACATCGACCTCAACGGCAAGGTCTTCGAAGCGGGCCGAGAGCCGAAAGACGAATACGAGGATTTAGACGACATCCGAGAGATGATGGAGGTATGA
- the hisE gene encoding phosphoribosyl-ATP diphosphatase: MSGDGHDGDEVLDELFEVIESRKEELPDGSYTASLFTHEKGENAVLEKLGEETTELLLAAKDDDDEELAHEAADIVYHLLVLLSMKDMELADLRAELRKRR; this comes from the coding sequence ATGAGCGGCGACGGACACGACGGAGACGAGGTACTCGACGAGCTGTTCGAGGTCATCGAATCACGGAAAGAAGAACTGCCGGACGGCTCCTATACGGCGTCGCTTTTTACCCACGAGAAAGGCGAAAACGCAGTGTTGGAGAAGCTCGGCGAGGAGACGACGGAGCTACTGTTGGCGGCCAAAGATGACGACGACGAGGAGCTGGCACACGAGGCCGCTGATATCGTCTACCACCTGCTCGTGTTGCTCTCGATGAAGGACATGGAGCTTGCGGACCTGCGGGCGGAACTCAGAAAGCGGCGGTAA
- a CDS encoding ASCH domain-containing protein, which translates to MAEIDADALLPNDHVKTAVLDGDITQLSRGASNRYAEAGDTFELEGTTFEVTAVEERTLGDLTDDDARREGSPSLEAYRERMQRAHPGGFEWDDESDILTYRFEPA; encoded by the coding sequence ATGGCCGAAATCGATGCGGACGCGCTGTTGCCGAACGACCACGTCAAAACGGCTGTTCTCGACGGCGACATCACGCAACTCAGCCGCGGTGCGTCGAACCGTTACGCCGAGGCCGGCGATACGTTCGAGCTTGAGGGCACGACCTTCGAAGTCACCGCCGTCGAAGAGCGGACTCTCGGCGACCTGACCGACGACGACGCCCGCCGTGAGGGCTCGCCCTCGCTGGAGGCCTACCGGGAGCGAATGCAACGCGCCCACCCCGGTGGCTTCGAGTGGGACGACGAAAGTGACATTCTCACCTACCGGTTCGAGCCAGCCTGA
- a CDS encoding DNA polymerase II large subunit, protein MREDDEQYFRRLESDLDTALSVAREARKRGGDPTEDIEIPIAKDMADRVENILGIDGVAERVREMEADPDLSREEAALELAADFANDEVGDYETRAGKVEGAVRTAVALLTEGVVAAPIEGIDRVELLENDDGTEFINIYYAGPIRSAGGTAQALSVLVADYTRTLIGIDEYKARNDETERYAEELSLYDDETGLQYAPKDEETKFIAEHMPIMLDGEATGDEEVSGFRDLERVDTNSARGGMCLVLGEGIAQKAPKIQRYTSQLDEVDWPWLQDLIDGTYKTGEDTDEADADSDDGTDEDAADDSDIDDSSAGDEEADAPSGPPRPDPQKKFLRDLIAGRPVFGHPSEPGGFRLRYGRARNHGFATAGVHPAAMHLIDDFLATGTQIKTERPGKAAGVVPVDTIEGPTVKLANGDVRRVDDPEEALEIRNGVEAILDLGEYLVNYGEFVENNHPLSPAAYAPEWWTQDLAAAGADVQALADSPRVDLEHPSAEQALEWAERYDAPLHPEYTYLWHDLDVERFEALAAAASEGHWAETDGAQQTRPPDGAAESTLVVPRSEPVREALEVLLVEHTQGEETLTVPDAEPLVRSLGLTEGLERTWDELSTAARSYDDGDNAVRAVNEVAPFEVRERAPTRIGCRMGRPEKSEKRDLSPAVHTLFPIGEAGGSQRDIAEAATHAESMQDTPGEVEVQVGRRQCPACDTETFRARCPDCESVTDPRYVCYDCNIDVDPDESGRAICPNCEREADAVQNRTVNVHEEYRSALSNVGERENAFDVLKGVKGLSSEHKVPEPIEKGVLRAKHGVSAFKDGTVRYDMTDLPVTSVRAAELDVTADQLRSLGYETDIHGEPLTHEDQLVELRVQDVVLSNGAAEHMLRTADFVDDLLEQYYGLEPFYDAEDRDDIVGELVFGMAPHTSAAVVGRVIGFTSAAVGYAHPYFHAAKRRNCDGDEDCVMLLLDGLLNFSKTFLPDQRGGRMDAPLVMSSRIDPAEIDDEAHNMDIVSSYPRAFFEATREMADPGEVESLIQLGEDTLGTADEYRGFEHTHDTVDLAAGPDLSAYKTLGDMMEKMDAQLELSRKLRSVDETDVAERVIEYHFLPDIIGNLRAFSRQETRCLDCGEKYRRVPLTGDCRECGGRVNLTVHQGSVNKYIDTAIQVAEEYGCREYTKQRLRILDRAVESIFEDDTNKQSGIADFM, encoded by the coding sequence ATGCGCGAGGACGACGAGCAGTACTTCCGGCGGCTCGAATCCGACCTCGATACGGCCCTGTCTGTCGCTCGCGAGGCCCGCAAACGCGGCGGCGACCCGACAGAGGACATCGAAATCCCCATCGCCAAGGACATGGCCGACCGGGTCGAGAACATCCTCGGCATCGACGGGGTCGCCGAGCGAGTTCGGGAGATGGAGGCCGACCCCGACCTCTCCAGAGAGGAGGCGGCCCTCGAACTGGCTGCCGACTTCGCTAACGACGAGGTCGGCGACTACGAGACTCGCGCTGGCAAGGTCGAGGGAGCGGTCCGGACCGCCGTTGCGCTGCTGACAGAGGGCGTCGTCGCGGCCCCCATCGAAGGCATCGACCGGGTCGAGTTGCTGGAGAACGACGATGGCACGGAGTTCATCAACATCTACTACGCCGGCCCCATCCGGTCGGCCGGCGGGACCGCACAGGCGCTTTCGGTGCTCGTTGCCGACTACACCCGGACGCTCATCGGCATCGACGAGTACAAAGCCAGAAACGACGAAACCGAGCGGTACGCCGAGGAACTGTCCCTATACGACGACGAGACGGGGCTGCAGTACGCCCCGAAAGACGAGGAGACGAAATTCATCGCCGAGCACATGCCCATCATGCTCGATGGGGAGGCCACCGGTGACGAGGAGGTTTCGGGCTTCCGGGACCTCGAACGCGTCGACACCAACAGCGCCCGCGGCGGCATGTGCCTCGTGCTCGGGGAGGGCATCGCACAGAAGGCCCCAAAGATTCAGCGGTACACCTCACAGCTCGACGAAGTCGACTGGCCGTGGCTGCAGGACCTCATCGACGGTACCTACAAGACCGGCGAGGATACTGACGAGGCCGACGCTGACAGCGACGACGGGACCGACGAGGACGCTGCCGACGACAGTGATATCGACGACAGTTCTGCTGGCGACGAAGAGGCCGACGCGCCGTCCGGCCCGCCGCGTCCCGACCCGCAGAAGAAATTCCTCCGTGACCTCATTGCCGGTCGCCCGGTCTTCGGCCACCCTTCAGAGCCCGGCGGCTTCCGCCTGCGGTATGGCCGGGCGCGAAACCACGGTTTCGCGACGGCCGGCGTCCACCCAGCGGCGATGCATCTCATCGACGACTTCCTCGCGACCGGCACCCAAATCAAGACCGAACGCCCCGGCAAGGCCGCTGGCGTCGTCCCCGTCGACACCATCGAGGGGCCGACGGTCAAACTCGCAAACGGTGATGTCCGTCGGGTCGACGACCCCGAAGAGGCGCTCGAAATCAGAAACGGCGTCGAGGCGATTCTCGATTTGGGCGAGTACCTGGTCAACTACGGCGAGTTCGTCGAGAACAACCATCCGCTGTCGCCGGCCGCCTACGCCCCGGAGTGGTGGACACAGGACCTCGCGGCGGCCGGTGCGGATGTACAAGCGCTGGCCGACTCGCCGCGGGTCGACCTCGAACACCCAAGCGCCGAACAGGCGCTCGAATGGGCCGAGCGTTACGACGCGCCGTTACATCCGGAGTACACCTACCTGTGGCACGACCTCGACGTCGAGCGGTTCGAGGCGCTTGCGGCCGCCGCAAGCGAGGGCCACTGGGCGGAGACCGACGGGGCACAGCAGACCCGCCCGCCGGACGGTGCGGCCGAATCGACGCTTGTCGTCCCACGGTCGGAACCGGTTCGGGAGGCGCTGGAGGTGCTGCTCGTCGAGCACACGCAGGGCGAGGAGACACTGACGGTCCCCGACGCCGAGCCGCTGGTCCGGTCGCTCGGGCTCACCGAGGGCCTCGAACGGACCTGGGACGAGCTATCGACGGCCGCCCGCAGCTACGACGATGGCGACAACGCCGTCCGCGCGGTCAACGAGGTCGCCCCCTTCGAGGTCCGCGAGCGCGCGCCAACCCGCATCGGCTGTCGGATGGGCCGCCCCGAAAAATCCGAAAAGCGCGACCTCTCGCCGGCCGTCCACACGCTGTTTCCCATCGGCGAGGCGGGCGGCTCCCAGCGGGATATCGCCGAAGCGGCCACCCACGCCGAGTCGATGCAGGACACACCGGGCGAGGTCGAGGTACAGGTCGGCCGCCGACAGTGCCCCGCCTGTGACACCGAGACGTTCCGGGCGCGGTGTCCCGACTGCGAATCGGTGACCGACCCCCGGTACGTCTGCTACGACTGTAACATCGATGTCGACCCGGACGAGTCGGGGCGGGCAATCTGTCCGAACTGCGAACGGGAGGCCGACGCCGTCCAGAATCGGACCGTCAACGTCCACGAGGAGTACCGCTCGGCGCTGTCGAACGTCGGCGAACGCGAAAACGCCTTTGACGTGCTCAAAGGCGTCAAAGGACTGTCCTCGGAGCACAAGGTCCCCGAGCCGATTGAAAAAGGCGTTCTCAGAGCGAAACACGGCGTCTCGGCGTTCAAAGACGGCACTGTTCGCTACGACATGACCGACCTGCCGGTCACGTCGGTCCGGGCGGCCGAACTCGACGTGACCGCCGACCAGCTCCGGTCGCTCGGCTACGAGACGGATATCCACGGCGAGCCGCTGACCCACGAAGACCAGCTCGTCGAACTCCGGGTTCAGGACGTGGTGTTATCCAACGGCGCAGCCGAGCACATGCTGCGGACCGCCGACTTCGTCGATGACCTCCTCGAACAGTATTACGGCTTGGAGCCGTTCTACGACGCCGAGGACCGCGACGACATCGTCGGCGAACTCGTCTTCGGGATGGCTCCCCACACCTCGGCGGCCGTTGTCGGCCGGGTCATCGGCTTTACGTCGGCCGCAGTCGGCTACGCACATCCGTATTTCCACGCCGCAAAGCGGCGGAACTGCGACGGCGACGAGGACTGTGTCATGCTCCTCCTCGATGGCCTGCTCAACTTCTCGAAGACGTTTCTCCCCGACCAGCGCGGCGGCCGGATGGACGCGCCGCTTGTGATGTCGTCGCGCATCGACCCCGCCGAAATCGACGACGAGGCCCACAACATGGACATCGTCTCCTCGTATCCCCGTGCGTTCTTCGAGGCCACCCGCGAGATGGCCGACCCCGGCGAGGTCGAATCGCTCATCCAACTCGGCGAAGACACCCTCGGCACCGCCGACGAGTACCGCGGCTTTGAGCACACTCACGACACCGTCGACCTCGCTGCCGGGCCGGACCTGTCGGCATACAAGACGCTCGGCGACATGATGGAAAAGATGGACGCCCAGCTCGAGCTTTCCCGGAAGCTCCGGTCGGTCGATGAGACTGATGTCGCCGAGCGGGTCATCGAGTACCACTTCCTGCCGGATATTATCGGCAATCTCCGGGCCTTCTCCAGACAGGAAACGCGCTGTCTCGACTGCGGCGAAAAGTATCGCCGTGTCCCGCTGACCGGCGACTGCCGCGAATGCGGCGGCCGCGTCAACCTCACCGTCCATCAAGGGTCTGTCAACAAGTACATCGACACCGCGATTCAGGTCGCCGAGGAGTACGGCTGCCGGGAGTACACCAAACAGCGGCTGCGGATTCTCGACCGCGCCGTCGAGTCGATATTCGAAGACGACACGAACAAACAGAGCGGCATCGCGGACTTCATGTGA
- a CDS encoding PPC domain-containing DNA-binding protein: MDYQRVEGDREYVARLEHGRDWREQIEAFAAEEDIDAAFFLGLGAVQDATVYFYDQVEQEYYPVEFDEPFEVTTALGNISHLDGERFAHTHVTLSREDGSMVGGHLDSATTFAGELYVRTFDAHLEREHDETTDLDLWPL, encoded by the coding sequence ATGGATTATCAGCGCGTCGAGGGCGACCGCGAGTACGTCGCCCGGCTCGAACACGGACGTGACTGGCGCGAGCAGATAGAGGCGTTCGCGGCCGAGGAAGACATTGACGCCGCGTTCTTCCTCGGTTTGGGTGCCGTCCAGGATGCGACGGTCTACTTCTACGACCAGGTCGAACAGGAGTACTACCCCGTCGAGTTCGACGAACCCTTCGAGGTGACGACGGCGCTTGGGAACATCTCCCACCTCGACGGCGAACGGTTCGCCCACACGCACGTGACGCTGTCCCGCGAGGACGGCTCGATGGTCGGCGGCCATCTCGATTCGGCGACGACCTTCGCCGGCGAACTCTACGTGCGAACGTTCGACGCCCACCTCGAACGCGAACACGACGAGACAACCGACCTCGACCTCTGGCCGCTGTAG